AGCGGAATATCCTCCCGGCGTTCCCGCAGGGGGGGCAGCTCGATTTTCACCACCCCCAAGCGGTAGTACAAATCGGCGCGGAAGCGCCCCTCCGCCACGGCGGTCGATAAGTCCCGGTTGGTTGCGGCCAGGACGCGGACATCCACTTTGATAAGCTCCTTGCCGCCGACCCGGAAAAAGGCCTTTTCTTCAAGAACTCGCAAAAGCTTGACCTGTGTGGCGGCGGAGATTTCGCCGATTTCGTCCAGAAAAATGGTGCCGCCGGCGGCCAACTCGAAAACCCCTTTTTTCTGGACCACCGCGCCGGTGAAGGCCCCCCGCTCGTGGCCGAAAAGCTCCGATTCCAAAACCCCCTCGGCAAAGGCCCCGCAGTTGACGGCCAAAAAGGGCTTTCCGGCACGGGGGGAGTTTTCGGCAATCGATTTGGCCACGAGCTCCTTGCCGGAACCGGATTCGCCGGTGATGAGCACGGTCAAGTCGGTCGGACCAATGGCCAAAATTTCGAGGGCAACTTTTTTCAGCGCGCGGGAGCGGCCGACGATGCCGGCTTGGTTCAGAACGGATTGGATTTTAAGGGATTCTTCGAGCAAAGCAATCAGTTCTTCCCCAGACCCCTCTTTGGGGAAGGCCTCGACGGACTGGAAGAAAAGCCCCTTTTGAAAACCGGCGAGCTCCGAACCCGGCGCCACGGCAATCAAGATGAGGCCCGGCTCCCGCTGCAGGATTCGTTTGACAAGCCGTTCGGGGTCGAGGTCGGCCACCAAAGTATCAAAAACAACAGCGGCGAATTTTTCCGATTTCAAAGCTCCCAAAGCCTCGGCGGCCTTCGAAACGGAAACGAATTCCCAATCGGGGGGATGGGGGGCGGAAGTCAACTTTTCGCGCAACTCCGAAGATGGCGAAACGATTAAGAATTTCATCGGCGGCGTTTTTTCTGTTTTTTTCCGGTTTTTTCCATTTCCCAGTCGGGAACCAAATCGATGCGGCCCGCTTCCCGGTCCACCCGCACCACCCAGACTGAAATTTTGTCCCCCAAGTGAATCGATTTTTTGGTCTTGCGCCCCACCAGCCGGTGGCCCCGCTCGTCCAGAACGTAGTAATCGTCGGTCAAATCCCTAAGCCGGATCATCCCCTCCACCCCCATGTCGCCGAGCCGGACGAAGATGCCGAAGTTGGTGACGCCGGAGACGACTCCCGAGTAATGCTCCCCCACTTTGTCCTGCATGAACTCGAGCTGTTTCACTTTGACCGCCTCCCGTTCCAGCTCGTCGGCGGTCCGCTCGGTGGCGGAGCAGTGGGCCCCCAAGCGGCGGGCCTGCGTTCGGTAATGCTCAAACCGTGCGTGGGAGAGCCTGCCGGTCTGGTATTCGTTCACCACCCGGTGAACCAAAAGGTCGGGATACCGCCTGATCGGCGAGGTGAAATGCAGGT
This DNA window, taken from Verrucomicrobiia bacterium, encodes the following:
- a CDS encoding sigma-54 dependent transcriptional regulator; its protein translation is MKFLIVSPSSELREKLTSAPHPPDWEFVSVSKAAEALGALKSEKFAAVVFDTLVADLDPERLVKRILQREPGLILIAVAPGSELAGFQKGLFFQSVEAFPKEGSGEELIALLEESLKIQSVLNQAGIVGRSRALKKVALEILAIGPTDLTVLITGESGSGKELVAKSIAENSPRAGKPFLAVNCGAFAEGVLESELFGHERGAFTGAVVQKKGVFELAAGGTIFLDEIGEISAATQVKLLRVLEEKAFFRVGGKELIKVDVRVLAATNRDLSTAVAEGRFRADLYYRLGVVKIELPPLRERREDIPLLAFHFLNQLKKSNPQLKTEISEGALEELSRALWPGNIRELKNFIESRALLTPNRTITAEEVREQLSRTGEERRFPVATGKTVETAERELVFQALVQLSKEVRELKEIVLARGPAQWRYEHPVPGEISPEAEVAAATPTLEEMEKETIRQALREVEGNRKKAARLLGIGERTLYRKIDQYGLRKNR